The Solibacillus daqui genome has a segment encoding these proteins:
- a CDS encoding polysaccharide deacetylase family protein, translating to MGFFLSVFVFTAISVVYVIDRTAAEKGRKFYEDAGYIIWDIQTEKKVVALTFDDGPQATHTENVLNLLDQYDAKGTFFIVGQQAEKYPQIVRRMYETGHEIANHTYSHPYSKSVPKVMKEIEKTNKILYSITGFSTKLFRPVEGNYTDELVTEVAREGYKLVMWSWHLDTEDWKDPGVNKIVNTVLTGIEQGDVVLFHDGGGNREQTVQALEKILPELKKQGYSFVTISEMLRLQQAGK from the coding sequence ATGGGTTTTTTTTTAAGTGTTTTTGTGTTTACTGCCATTTCGGTAGTATACGTCATTGATCGAACTGCAGCTGAAAAAGGGCGTAAATTTTATGAAGACGCCGGTTATATTATTTGGGATATTCAAACCGAAAAAAAGGTTGTTGCACTTACGTTTGATGATGGCCCACAAGCGACGCATACAGAAAACGTGCTAAATTTACTCGATCAATATGATGCGAAAGGTACTTTTTTTATTGTAGGACAACAAGCTGAAAAATATCCACAAATTGTTCGACGTATGTATGAAACAGGTCATGAAATTGCCAATCATACGTACAGCCACCCTTATTCGAAATCTGTCCCAAAGGTAATGAAGGAAATTGAGAAAACGAATAAAATTCTCTACAGTATTACCGGTTTTTCAACGAAATTATTTCGTCCAGTAGAAGGAAATTACACAGATGAATTAGTAACGGAAGTGGCACGTGAAGGCTATAAATTAGTCATGTGGTCTTGGCATTTAGATACTGAAGATTGGAAAGACCCTGGAGTCAATAAGATTGTTAATACAGTGTTGACTGGTATAGAACAAGGAGATGTTGTTCTGTTTCATGATGGAGGCGGAAACCGTGAGCAAACGGTTCAGGCACTTGAAAAAATATTACCAGAACTTAAAAAGCAAGGCTATAGCTTTGTTACAATTTCAGAAATGTTGAGATTGCAGCAGGCCGGAAAGTGA
- a CDS encoding bifunctional 2',3'-cyclic-nucleotide 2'-phosphodiesterase/3'-nucleotidase, with protein MWKKLSASALTLSLLAGGLAVMPTAAAENDQITRGEYVKEVIDALGVPLGTGQSVKFKDVPDSLKPYIEKAIELKLIKGKTETEFAPNEKLTRSHAAMIAVRGLDTDETFSEKVLDQYKDSSKIAQGDRADMAKAVGLSLVTGFDDGTIRPKDFVTKAQAEKILERFLAEYSPVVANTTASLRILGTTDIHTNIMNYDYYKDTQSNSLGLAKTAILIDDARKENPNTLLFDNGDTIQGTPLGSYVQAVQKLKDGEMHPSVAAMEVLNYDAATFGNHEFNYGLDFLDEVTDDATFPFVNANVRDAATKALKYTPYVLIDKEVVDSQGNTSTISVGVTGVVPPQILKWDKSNLEGKVTVDDSVEAVKAVVPQMKEEGADVIVVLSHSGMGDATHETGEEDVSYLLSKINDVDAIITGHAHGVFPGKVDESLTNVDETQGTMNGVPVVMAGKFGSHLGVIDLQLEKKGDDWDVTSGTGAVREISKDNVEVNKEIVESVKSAHEGTIKYVRQAVGTTTATIHSYFSQIQDDPSIQIVTNAQTIYVKNKIKGTQYENLPVLSAGAPFKAGTRSDADYYTYIPAGELAIKNVADLYLYDNTLSMLKVTGADVKEWLEMSAGQFNQINVSNKEEQQLINTDFRSYNYDVIDGVTYEIDVTQPAKYDPSGKLVNEGASRIVNLQYNGQPIDLAQEFIVATNNYRANGTFPGVRNATAVEIYPDENRQAIIDYILDEKTIDPSADGNWKFAPISGDVKVVFESSKKAVKVLDGNKSIEYIGEGTDGFGKYSLKMN; from the coding sequence ATGTGGAAAAAATTATCGGCTTCTGCCCTTACACTATCGCTATTAGCTGGTGGTTTAGCAGTGATGCCAACAGCGGCAGCAGAAAATGATCAAATTACGCGTGGTGAGTATGTTAAAGAAGTAATTGATGCGTTAGGGGTGCCTTTAGGAACTGGACAATCAGTAAAATTTAAAGATGTTCCAGATTCTTTAAAGCCATATATTGAAAAGGCTATCGAATTAAAATTAATTAAAGGTAAAACAGAGACTGAATTTGCGCCAAATGAAAAGCTAACACGTTCACATGCAGCTATGATTGCAGTTCGTGGTCTTGATACGGATGAAACATTTTCAGAAAAGGTATTAGACCAATATAAAGATAGCTCAAAAATCGCACAAGGCGATCGTGCTGATATGGCAAAAGCAGTAGGTTTAAGTTTAGTAACAGGCTTTGATGACGGGACAATCCGTCCGAAAGACTTTGTAACAAAAGCACAAGCTGAGAAAATTTTAGAACGTTTCTTAGCAGAATATAGCCCGGTAGTAGCAAATACAACGGCCTCACTACGAATTTTAGGTACAACAGATATTCATACAAATATCATGAATTATGATTACTATAAAGATACACAATCTAACAGCTTAGGTCTTGCGAAAACAGCTATTCTAATTGACGATGCGCGTAAAGAAAATCCAAATACATTATTATTTGATAATGGTGATACGATTCAAGGTACACCACTTGGCTCTTATGTTCAAGCAGTTCAAAAGCTTAAAGACGGAGAAATGCATCCGTCAGTAGCAGCAATGGAAGTTTTAAATTATGACGCGGCTACATTTGGTAATCATGAATTTAACTATGGTTTAGACTTTTTAGATGAAGTAACAGATGACGCGACATTCCCATTTGTTAATGCGAATGTTCGTGATGCAGCAACAAAAGCATTAAAATATACACCGTATGTACTAATTGATAAAGAGGTAGTGGATTCACAGGGTAACACATCTACAATTAGCGTAGGTGTTACAGGGGTCGTTCCACCACAAATTTTAAAATGGGACAAATCTAACCTTGAGGGAAAAGTAACAGTAGATGACTCTGTAGAAGCTGTAAAAGCTGTCGTTCCTCAAATGAAGGAAGAAGGGGCAGATGTAATTGTTGTTCTTTCTCACTCAGGTATGGGTGATGCAACTCATGAAACGGGCGAAGAGGATGTATCCTACTTACTTTCAAAAATTAATGACGTAGACGCAATCATTACAGGACATGCACATGGCGTATTCCCGGGGAAAGTTGATGAATCATTAACAAATGTTGATGAAACACAAGGTACAATGAATGGTGTTCCGGTAGTAATGGCGGGTAAATTCGGTAGCCATTTAGGTGTAATCGATTTACAACTTGAGAAAAAAGGCGATGATTGGGACGTAACTTCAGGTACTGGCGCAGTGCGTGAAATCTCAAAAGACAACGTTGAAGTAAATAAAGAGATTGTAGAAAGTGTAAAATCAGCGCATGAAGGTACAATTAAGTATGTACGTCAAGCTGTAGGGACAACAACAGCAACAATTCATAGCTACTTCTCACAAATACAAGACGATCCATCGATTCAAATCGTAACAAATGCACAAACTATTTATGTGAAAAACAAAATCAAAGGGACACAATACGAAAATCTTCCAGTATTATCAGCCGGTGCACCATTTAAAGCAGGTACTCGTAGCGATGCAGATTACTACACATACATTCCAGCTGGCGAACTGGCGATTAAAAACGTGGCAGACCTTTACCTATACGATAATACGTTATCGATGTTAAAAGTAACAGGCGCAGATGTAAAAGAATGGTTAGAAATGTCTGCAGGTCAGTTCAATCAAATTAATGTAAGTAATAAAGAAGAACAACAACTAATTAACACAGACTTCCGTTCATATAACTATGACGTAATTGATGGAGTGACATATGAAATCGATGTAACACAACCAGCAAAATACGATCCAAGCGGTAAATTAGTAAATGAAGGTGCTTCACGTATTGTCAACTTACAATACAATGGTCAACCAATTGATTTAGCACAAGAATTTATCGTAGCAACAAACAACTACCGCGCAAATGGTACATTCCCAGGTGTTCGTAATGCAACAGCTGTAGAAATTTACCCAGATGAAAATCGTCAAGCGATTATCGATTATATTTTAGATGAAAAAACGATCGACCCATCAGCAGATGGTAACTGGAAATTCGCTCCGATTTCAGGCGATGTAAAAGTTGTATTTGAATCATCTAAAAAAGCAGTGAAAGTTTTAGACGGCAATAAAAGTATAGAATACATTGGGGAAGGTACAGACGGCTTTGGCAAATATTCTTTAAAAATGAACTAA
- the hpaB gene encoding 4-hydroxyphenylacetate 3-monooxygenase, oxygenase component, which yields MPIITGEQYISRIDQLGTEIWIDGERIQGKLSEHRAFKGIMNSQAELYSMQHDQSLQHELTYSSPTTNDLIGRSFIQPKTKEDLVKRRQMVQHYASYHHGLMGRSPDYMNTVVTAFACSTDYLQGKENCYPEHLQAYYEYAREQDLSITHTFIDPQVNRSNFYIELDEKPIAATIIEQNDKGIIVDGAKLLATQGGMTDEIYVMSASNDGDGNRAFAFAIPSNTSGLKFICRESFVLGESEFNYPLGSKFDEIDSLVIFDNVFVPWERVFYVNNVHVANTFAQNSLFRPLSLHQVVARQVKKTEFLIDVANAIVDSINIGEYIHVQQKLAEMLVLQETIEALLLKSEHNAKLHEFGYICPQREPLEAAILIYPKMYPRMVEIIQLLAASGLINIPTENTFQTGLNDDLNHFLQSKSQLGEERVKLFRIAWDLTMSPFGTRQTLYERFFFGNPERMSGAIYNLYKENRNL from the coding sequence ATGCCAATTATTACAGGGGAGCAATATATTTCACGTATTGATCAATTAGGGACTGAGATATGGATTGACGGGGAGCGGATACAGGGCAAACTATCAGAGCACCGCGCATTTAAAGGGATTATGAACAGTCAGGCTGAGCTTTATTCAATGCAGCACGATCAAAGCTTGCAACATGAATTGACTTATTCATCACCGACAACGAATGATTTGATAGGTCGGTCATTTATTCAACCGAAAACTAAGGAGGATTTAGTAAAGCGGAGGCAGATGGTTCAGCATTACGCATCGTATCATCATGGTTTAATGGGCCGGAGCCCGGATTATATGAATACAGTAGTTACCGCATTTGCTTGTTCGACGGATTATTTACAAGGAAAAGAAAATTGCTATCCTGAGCATTTACAGGCTTATTATGAATATGCACGTGAGCAGGATTTGTCCATTACCCATACATTCATTGATCCACAAGTGAACCGCTCGAATTTTTATATCGAATTAGATGAAAAACCAATTGCGGCAACGATTATTGAACAAAATGATAAAGGGATTATTGTTGATGGTGCAAAATTACTTGCTACACAGGGTGGGATGACGGACGAAATTTATGTGATGTCTGCAAGTAACGATGGAGATGGAAATCGTGCGTTTGCGTTTGCGATTCCGAGTAATACGAGTGGGCTAAAATTTATTTGCCGTGAATCATTTGTACTTGGGGAAAGTGAATTTAATTATCCTCTTGGTTCAAAGTTTGATGAAATCGATTCGCTCGTTATTTTTGATAATGTATTTGTTCCATGGGAGCGTGTCTTTTATGTAAATAATGTGCATGTAGCAAACACATTTGCTCAAAATTCGTTATTTCGCCCACTGTCATTACATCAAGTTGTGGCACGGCAAGTAAAGAAAACTGAATTTTTGATAGATGTTGCAAATGCAATTGTCGATTCGATTAATATCGGGGAGTATATTCATGTTCAGCAAAAATTAGCGGAAATGCTTGTGCTTCAGGAAACGATTGAAGCATTGTTGTTAAAATCAGAGCATAACGCGAAGCTACACGAATTTGGCTATATTTGTCCACAACGTGAGCCGCTAGAAGCAGCCATTTTGATTTATCCAAAAATGTATCCACGCATGGTTGAAATTATTCAATTATTAGCTGCAAGTGGCTTAATAAATATACCAACAGAAAATACCTTTCAAACTGGGCTAAACGATGACCTGAATCATTTTCTCCAATCAAAATCTCAATTAGGTGAAGAACGCGTAAAGCTATTTCGCATTGCATGGGATTTAACGATGAGTCCATTTGGTACCCGTCAAACATTGTATGAACGCTTTTTCTTTGGTAATCCAGAGCGGATGTCTGGAGCGATCTATAATTTATACAAAGAAAATCGAAATTTATAG
- a CDS encoding TraR/DksA C4-type zinc finger protein, which translates to MLTVKQLSKLKKQLIEQKEELTIATADQENGGSIRNSLREATDELSTIDNHPADLATELYDREKDLALSVHSEELLRQVNSALEKMENGTYGVCAKCQELIPYDRLRAIPYTAFCIEHTESKSIATDRPVEEEIILPPVDNSFSNRESHDVLQDDEDSFQEVAQYGNSDTPSDFEGDYDNYKSLYGELNEDMYGAIEILHLSKDEQLNGQISEAYADEARKYDYLED; encoded by the coding sequence ATGCTTACCGTTAAACAGTTATCAAAATTAAAAAAGCAGCTTATAGAACAAAAAGAGGAACTAACTATTGCAACGGCTGATCAAGAAAATGGAGGGTCAATTCGCAACAGCTTGAGAGAGGCTACCGATGAATTATCGACAATCGATAATCATCCAGCCGATTTAGCAACTGAGTTATATGACAGAGAAAAGGATTTAGCCTTAAGTGTCCATAGTGAAGAATTGTTAAGACAGGTAAATTCCGCACTCGAAAAAATGGAGAATGGCACATATGGAGTTTGTGCAAAATGCCAAGAATTAATTCCATATGATCGTTTAAGGGCAATACCTTATACAGCATTTTGTATTGAGCATACAGAGTCTAAATCGATTGCGACTGATCGACCAGTTGAGGAAGAAATAATTTTGCCGCCAGTGGATAATTCATTTTCTAATAGGGAATCACACGATGTTTTACAAGATGATGAAGATTCGTTCCAAGAAGTTGCTCAGTATGGTAATTCAGATACACCTTCTGATTTTGAAGGGGATTATGACAATTACAAAAGTTTGTACGGTGAATTGAATGAAGACATGTACGGAGCGATAGAAATATTACATCTTTCTAAAGATGAACAGCTTAATGGTCAAATTTCCGAAGCTTATGCAGATGAGGCACGAAAGTACGATTATTTGGAAGATTAA
- a CDS encoding VanW family protein: MKKTWGTLLLFCTIWLLVGCQEKTLHSEQEKNEPTYMTQPTEESSNVTEVDVEPQQISKSAFVTLIDPRTLEIVQTINPKELGFESDFTFYQTQLKQIAKTLARGYETFIGYDQTMELDRVGENGQIIKGNVGIILKESELVAKIIEASKNGENVYLPLYEIESNYQFEEVASLNDVVIASFTTYFQPSEEGRSKNIELSALALNNIIVGEGDYFSFNTMVGERTEVRGYQPAYEIVNKKMVMGIGGGICQTSSTLFNAIDQVALRITERHHHSLSVGYVPVGRDATVSYGTLDFKFQNTSGVPFLIKTFYSTGVLTIEIRTAQQYKIILENA, translated from the coding sequence AGTAGGATGTCAGGAAAAAACACTTCATAGCGAACAGGAGAAAAATGAACCCACATATATGACTCAACCTACAGAAGAAAGTTCAAATGTAACGGAGGTAGATGTTGAGCCACAACAAATTTCAAAATCGGCTTTTGTTACCTTAATCGATCCACGTACCTTGGAAATTGTTCAAACGATAAATCCGAAAGAATTAGGTTTCGAATCCGATTTTACGTTTTATCAAACACAGTTGAAGCAAATTGCCAAGACTTTAGCACGGGGATACGAGACTTTTATTGGCTACGATCAAACAATGGAACTTGATCGTGTGGGGGAGAATGGGCAAATTATTAAAGGAAATGTAGGGATAATTCTAAAAGAAAGTGAATTAGTAGCTAAAATTATTGAAGCTTCTAAAAATGGAGAAAATGTATATTTACCGCTGTACGAAATAGAAAGTAATTATCAATTTGAAGAAGTTGCCTCGCTGAATGATGTTGTGATTGCTTCATTTACAACTTATTTCCAACCGTCAGAAGAAGGAAGAAGTAAAAACATCGAGCTATCGGCACTCGCACTAAACAATATCATTGTTGGAGAAGGCGATTATTTTTCATTTAATACAATGGTTGGTGAAAGGACTGAAGTAAGGGGCTATCAACCCGCATATGAAATTGTCAATAAAAAAATGGTGATGGGAATTGGCGGAGGGATTTGTCAAACTTCCTCCACATTATTTAATGCAATCGATCAAGTTGCGTTAAGGATAACAGAGCGACATCATCATTCGTTAAGTGTAGGCTACGTACCTGTAGGCAGAGATGCAACTGTATCTTATGGCACGTTAGATTTTAAATTTCAAAATACGAGTGGTGTGCCTTTTTTAATTAAAACATTTTATAGTACCGGCGTGCTGACAATCGAGATTCGAACTGCACAACAATATAAGATAATACTTGAAAATGCTTGA